From the Clostridium cagae genome, the window AATATATGAATAAAATATTAAATTATTATAAACTAATATGTCTTAAGTACTTTCTTAAATATCATCATACTTATCTTTATCTAAAATAGTAAGCGCTTTTGTTAATTCCTCTACGTGTTCCTTTTCGTCTTTAATTATTTCTTTTATAAGTTCTATAGCTTTTTCATTCTCTAAATTTTCAATAAAAAATTCGTATAATACTATGGCCTCTAGTTCACCTTTTATAGCATCTCTTATATGAGTAAGTAAATTGCTTTTACTTCCTTTACCATTATATTCTTTATATTTTTCCTTTGATGATATTTCTAAATGTTCATCTACTTCAGCCTTTGCTGCTGCTTGCTCTTTATCTACACTTCTTAATGCTTGCAAAAACAATCCATAATGCCTTTTTTCTTCCTCCATTATATGATGGAATATATCTTTTACTTCTTTATTATCAGTTAAGCTTATAAAATAACTATAATCATTTATTGCAACTATTTCAGCGATCATTCCCTCTCTAAAAAAAGTTTCAATATTCTTCAAAATTCCTTGTGGTTGTCTATTTGTAGTGTAACTCATAAATATCCCCTTTAATTAATTACTTACTAATATTTTATTAAATCAAATACCTATTGTTACACTTGATCACAATATTAAATTGTATTTTAAATCAATATTAATCAATTATCATATCTATAGTCTAATAAGTGTAATCTAAATATTGGATATTTATTTTTATAGCATTATAGTAAAATTTTTAATATTTATTTATGAATTGGCCATTTACATTCTGTAAATTTTATTTGTGTAAATACAGCATTAAATGAAGATTCTTCTGGACTACAAGCATATATTCCCATACGTATTTCATCACTTGCTTTAAATAAATGAAAAATTCTCATTTGTTTAAAATTAACTCCATCATATGAATTTTCAATACAATAGTCA encodes:
- a CDS encoding ferritin family protein, giving the protein MSYTTNRQPQGILKNIETFFREGMIAEIVAINDYSYFISLTDNKEVKDIFHHIMEEEKRHYGLFLQALRSVDKEQAAAKAEVDEHLEISSKEKYKEYNGKGSKSNLLTHIRDAIKGELEAIVLYEFFIENLENEKAIELIKEIIKDEKEHVEELTKALTILDKDKYDDI